Proteins encoded within one genomic window of Triticum aestivum cultivar Chinese Spring chromosome 2D, IWGSC CS RefSeq v2.1, whole genome shotgun sequence:
- the LOC123054371 gene encoding glycosyltransferase BC10 isoform X1, which produces MKAAPLPRTRAAASPRRRAWILAVAALVSVVVVWAYHYPPQHYASPVSNWLPVEPDRELTDDERASRVVFGHILSTPPVRSRGSKIAFMFLTPGNLPFEKLWEKFFEGHEGRYTIYVHASREKPEHVSRLFIGRDIHSDKVQWGQISMVDAERRLLANALQDIDNQHFVLLSDSCVPLHKFDYVYDYLMGTNLSFIDSFYDPGPHGNFRYSQNMLPEVRESDFRKGSQWFSVKRQHALMTIADSLYYTKFKLYCKPGMEGGCNCYADEHYMPTLFNMMDPNGIANWSVTHVDWSEGKWHPKAYRAQDVTYGLLKNITSIDMSHHVTSDSKKVVTQNPCLWNGVKKPCYLFARKFYPESMNNLINICTFGRTLDLLTSWWI; this is translated from the exons ATGAAGGCCGCGCCGCTGCCCCGCACGAGAGCGGCAGCTTCTCCGAGGCGGCGCGCGTGGATACTCGCCGTCGCGGCCCTCGTCTCCGTCGTGGTGGTCTGGGCCTACCACTACCCGCCCCAGCATTACGCCTCCCCCGTCAGCAATTGGCTCCCGGTGGAGCCCGACAGGGAGCTGACCGACGACGAGAGGGCCTCCCGCGTTGTCTTCGGCCACATACTCTCCACGCCGCCTGTTCGGTCCAGGGGGTCCAAGATCGCCTTCATGTTCCTCACCCCGGGCAACTTGCCGTTTGAAAAACTATGGGAGAAATTCTTCGAG GGTCATGAGGGAAGATATACCATATATGTTCACGCCTCGAGGGAGAAGCCAGAACATGTCAGTCGCTTATTTATTGGTCGAGATATACACAGTGACAAG GTACAGTGGGGTCAGATTTCTATGGTTGATGCTGAGAGAAGGTTGTTGGCGAATGCTCTACAAGACATTGACAACCAGCATTTTGTGTTGCTTTCTGACAG CTGCGTACCTTTGCACAAATTTGACTATGTGTATGACTACCTGATGGGAACAAATCTCAGTTTTATTGACTC CTTCTATGATCCTGGACCACACGGAAATTTTAGATATTCGCAAAATATGTTACCTGAGGTTAGAGAGTCTGACTTCAGGAAGGGTTCACAG TGGTTCTCAGTCAAGCGGCAACATGCATTGATGACAATCGCGGACAGTCTTTACTATACAAAGTTCAAGCTTTATTGTAAG CCAGGAATGGAAGGTGGATGCAATTGCTATGCCGATGAGCATTATATGCCAACACTATTCAAT ATGATGGATCCAAATGGAATAGCGAATTGGTCCGTAACTCATGTTGACTGGTCGGAAGGAAAGTGGCATCCAAAAGCTTATCGGGCGCAAGATGTCACTTATGGGCTCCTGAAGAATATAACT TCAATTGACATGAGTCACCATGTTACAAGCGATAGCAAg AAAGTGGTTACACAGAACCCTTGCTTATGGAATGGAGTGAAGAAACCATGCTACCTGTTCGCCAGGAAGTTCTACCCTGAGTCCATGAACAATCTCAT aaacaTCTGTACATTTGGAAGGACATTAGATCTTTTGACAAGTTGGTGGATATAG
- the LOC123049879 gene encoding probable plastid-lipid-associated protein 8, chloroplastic — MAACAAPPCVRISCSTPSPTALRRPRRRRVASARCSLAAAPGLRAPPELVDSILSKVKGTDRGVLLPEEGHQEVADVAQQLGKYCIDEPVKSPLIFGDWDVVYCSVPTSPGGIYRTPLGRLVFKTDDMVQVVEAPDIVRNKVSFSIFGLDGAVSLTGKLNVLDSKWIQVIFEPPELKVGSLGFRYGGESEVKLEITYVDEKIRLGKGSRGSLFVFLRQD; from the exons ATGGCGGCTTGTGCTGCGCCCCCTTGCGTCCGCATCTCCTGCTCCACACCTTCACCGACCGCTCTCCGCCGGCCACGCCGCCGGCGCGTCGCCTCCGCCCGATGCTCCCTCGCCGCAGCCCCCGGTCTCCGGGCGCCGCCGGAGCTCGTCGACTCCATCCTCTCCAAG GTGAAGGGGACTGACCGGGGCGTGCTGCTGCCGGAGGAAGGCCACCAGGAGGTCGCCGACGTCGCGCAGCAGCTGGGGAAGTACTGCATCGACGAGCCCGTCAAGTCCCCGCTTATATTCGGAG ACTGGGACGTGGTGTATTGCTCGGTGCCGACATCCCCCGGAGGGATTTACCGCACCCCTCTCGGACGGCTGGTGTTCAAGACCGACGACATGGTTCAGGTGGTGGAAGCCCCCGACATCGTCAGGAACAAGGTCTCCTTCTCCATCTTTGGCCTCGATGGCGCGGTGTCTCTGACAG GCAAGCTGAATGTATTGGACAGTAAGTGGATTCAGGTCATATTTGAGCCCCCGGAACTGAAGGTAGGCTCCTTGGGTTTCCGATATGGTGGCGAGAGTGAGGTCAAGCTGGAAATCACCTATGTCGATGAGAAGATCAGGCTCGGGAAAGGATCCCGAGGCTCGCTTTTCGTCTTCCTGAGACAAGATTAG
- the LOC123054373 gene encoding putative RNA methyltransferase At5g10620, which translates to MGVLPWSCRCGLNPTPSKNRGAPARPPPPHPAARVRRSKYTGQSVRAMPMRVLTVGKKRSQGTQLLVEEYKEKLGHYCDVEDTLIKSNPKLTSDVKVQIEAEDASMMQQLKAEDFVVVLDENGKDVMSEQIADLIGDAGNTGSSRLTFCIGGPYGLGIQVRERADATIRLSSLVLNHQVALILLMEQLYRAWTIIKGQKYHH; encoded by the exons ATGGGAGTCTTGCCATGGAGCTGCCGCTGCGGACTCAACCCCACCCCCAGCAAGAACAGGGGCGCGCCCGCGCGTCCTCCTCCCCCTCATCCTG CTGCCCGAGTAAGGAGGTCCAAATACACGGGACAATCTGTG AGAGCAATGCCTATGCGCGTGCTGACAGTTGGCAAGAAGAGGTCTCAGGGGACACAACTTCTTGTTGAAGAGTACAAGGAGAAACTCGGTCACTACTGCGATGTTGAGGACACCCTCATCAAATCCAACCCAAAACTCACAAG CGATGTTAAGGTGCAAATTGAAGCAGAAGATGCGTCTATGATGCAGCAGCTCAAGGCTGAAGATTTT GTTGTTGTGTTGGATGAAAACGGGAAGGATGTCATGTCTGAGCAGATAGCTGATCTGATTGGGGATGCTGGCAACACG GGATCGTCAAGGCTCACATTTTGTATTGGCGGGCCATATGGTCTTGGAATACAAGTACGAGAGCGGGCGGATGCAACAATTAGGTTATCCTCACTGGTTTTGAACCACCAAGTCGCTTTAATACTTCTAATGGAGCAGCTCTACAG GGCGTGGACAATCATCAAAGGACAAAAGTATCATCACTAG
- the LOC123054371 gene encoding glycosyltransferase BC10 isoform X2 has product MKAAPLPRTRAAASPRRRAWILAVAALVSVVVVWAYHYPPQHYASPVSNWLPVEPDRELTDDERASRVVFGHILSTPPVRSRGSKIAFMFLTPGNLPFEKLWEKFFEGHEGRYTIYVHASREKPEHVSRLFIGRDIHSDKVQWGQISMVDAERRLLANALQDIDNQHFVLLSDSCVPLHKFDYVYDYLMGTNLSFIDSFYDPGPHGNFRYSQNMLPEVRESDFRKGSQWFSVKRQHALMTIADSLYYTKFKLYCKPGMEGGCNCYADEHYMPTLFNMMDPNGIANWSVTHVDWSEGKWHPKAYRAQDVTYGLLKNITSIDMSHHVTSDSKKVVTQNPCLWNGVKKPCYLFARKFYPESMNNLMYLFSNYTLF; this is encoded by the exons ATGAAGGCCGCGCCGCTGCCCCGCACGAGAGCGGCAGCTTCTCCGAGGCGGCGCGCGTGGATACTCGCCGTCGCGGCCCTCGTCTCCGTCGTGGTGGTCTGGGCCTACCACTACCCGCCCCAGCATTACGCCTCCCCCGTCAGCAATTGGCTCCCGGTGGAGCCCGACAGGGAGCTGACCGACGACGAGAGGGCCTCCCGCGTTGTCTTCGGCCACATACTCTCCACGCCGCCTGTTCGGTCCAGGGGGTCCAAGATCGCCTTCATGTTCCTCACCCCGGGCAACTTGCCGTTTGAAAAACTATGGGAGAAATTCTTCGAG GGTCATGAGGGAAGATATACCATATATGTTCACGCCTCGAGGGAGAAGCCAGAACATGTCAGTCGCTTATTTATTGGTCGAGATATACACAGTGACAAG GTACAGTGGGGTCAGATTTCTATGGTTGATGCTGAGAGAAGGTTGTTGGCGAATGCTCTACAAGACATTGACAACCAGCATTTTGTGTTGCTTTCTGACAG CTGCGTACCTTTGCACAAATTTGACTATGTGTATGACTACCTGATGGGAACAAATCTCAGTTTTATTGACTC CTTCTATGATCCTGGACCACACGGAAATTTTAGATATTCGCAAAATATGTTACCTGAGGTTAGAGAGTCTGACTTCAGGAAGGGTTCACAG TGGTTCTCAGTCAAGCGGCAACATGCATTGATGACAATCGCGGACAGTCTTTACTATACAAAGTTCAAGCTTTATTGTAAG CCAGGAATGGAAGGTGGATGCAATTGCTATGCCGATGAGCATTATATGCCAACACTATTCAAT ATGATGGATCCAAATGGAATAGCGAATTGGTCCGTAACTCATGTTGACTGGTCGGAAGGAAAGTGGCATCCAAAAGCTTATCGGGCGCAAGATGTCACTTATGGGCTCCTGAAGAATATAACT TCAATTGACATGAGTCACCATGTTACAAGCGATAGCAAg AAAGTGGTTACACAGAACCCTTGCTTATGGAATGGAGTGAAGAAACCATGCTACCTGTTCGCCAGGAAGTTCTACCCTGAGTCCATGAACAATCTCATGTACTTATTCTCGAATTACACCCTCTTTTGA
- the LOC123054372 gene encoding leucine-rich repeat receptor protein kinase HPCA1 (The sequence of the model RefSeq protein was modified relative to this genomic sequence to represent the inferred CDS: added 40 bases not found in genome assembly), which translates to MAKGEREGRLLLLLLLLVLCLLAGSRIAAAATHPQDAAALKSLMRKWSNVPASWRKKSNDPCGDKWDGIECNGANSRVTSLNLFGMNMKGTLSDDIGSLTELRVLDLSSNKDLGGPLTPAIGKLVQLINLALIGCSFSGTVPSELGNLAQLEFFGLNSNQFTGRIPPSLGKLSKVKWLDLADNKLTGLLPNSRDHGAGLDQLLNAEHFHLNQNSLEGPIPEYMFNSSMHLKHILLDRNNFSGTIPSSIGVIPTLEVLRLNNNNFTGRVPAMNNLTKLHVLMLSNNKLSGPMPNLTDMKGLGNVDLSNNSFMPSGVPSWFTELPGLMTLTMQSVGISGKLPQKLFSLRDLQHVILNDNELNDTLDMGNTINDGLDLVDLRNNKITSVTVYSSLDSKLLKLEGNPLCTDSLLSNTLLCTDQLTEFPTMLPFSDVQCPHPFVETIFFRSPSFGDVRKFLPELHDNLSRTVSSCTPNKLGLVPYVDDVYLKVDIKACPVNQKRFNYSQVLNCFNLTLQTYKPPENFGPYYVKSHPYPFHDKASRAILIGVVTGSVLLVVGLALIGVYAMRQKKRAKKLVSQNNPFASWGSTPEDIGEAPKLKSARAFTLEELKLSTNDFKQINAIGEGGYGTVYRGKLLDGQLIAIKRSKQGSMQGGLEFKTEIELLSRVHHNNLVGLVGFCFEKGEKMLVYEFISNGTLSEALYGMKGVQLDWSMRLKIALDSARGLAYLHDHANPPIIHRDIKSTNILLDSKMTAKVADFGLSLLVSDSEEGELCTNVKGTLGYLDPEYYMTQQLTAKSDVYSFGVVLLELIVAKPPIYEKKYIVREVKTALDMEDTMYCGLKDVMDPVLYKMGGLLGFPRFVRMALQCVEEVGPDRPKMNNVVREIEMIMQDNGLTPGSMSASSSFSVDSTTRTFAPRYPYSSTSTPSTTYEMDSRAFEYSGGFPSQGSLKNRNTSPKPRSSRERGLPG; encoded by the exons tgctgctgctcgTCTTGTGCCTCTTGGCCGGGTCcaggatcgccgccgccgccacccacccacAGGATG CGGCTGCTCTCAAATCCTTGATGAGGAAATGGTCAAATGTGCCCGCTAGCTGGAGGAAGAAATCGAACGATCCTTGCGGCGACAAATGGGATGGAATCGAATGCAATGGTGCCAACTCAAGGGTTACATCACT AAATCTGTTTGGCATGAACATGAAAGGCACTCTCAGTGATGATATAGGAAGCCTGACTGAGCTTAGAGTCCT GGATTTATCCTCAAATAAAGACTTAGGCGGTCCACTTACACCTGCCATTGGGAAATTGGTTCAGCTTATAAACTT AGCATTAATAGGTTGCAGTTTCAGCGGTACTGTTCCGAGTGAACTAGGCAACCTGGCACAACTCGAATTCTT CGGTCTGAACTCAAACCAATTCACGGGCAGAATCCCGCCCTCACTGGGCAAGCTCTCCAAGGTTAAATGGCTGGACCTAGCTGATAACAAGTTAACCGGACTTCTCCCAAACTCAAGGGACCATGGCGCTGGATTAGACCAGCTTCTTAATGCCGAGCACTT CCATCTTAACCAGAATTCTCTAGAAGGTCCTATCCCAGAATACATGTTCAACTCCAGCATGCACCTCAAGCATAT ACTTCTGGACAGGAACAATTTTAGTGGAACTATCCCATCATCTATTGGGGTAATCCCAACACTTGAAGTACT TCGTCTAAATAACAATAACTTCACAGGCCGAGTTCCGGCTATGAATAACCTGACTAAGCTCCATGTTCT AATGCTGTCAAATAACAAGCTAAGTGGACCAATGCCGAATTTGACTGATATGAAGGGTCTTGGAAATGT GGATCTAAGCAATAACAGCTTCATGCCTTCTGGTGTTCCAAGTTGGTTTACAGAATTGCCCGGATTAATGACCCT TACAATGCAGTCGGTTGGGATTTCTGGGAAACTACCACAGAAGCTTTTCAGCTTGCGTGATTTGCAACATGT AATATTGAATGATAATGAACTGAATGATACGCTTGACATGGGCAATACCATCAACGACGGACTAGACCTTGTCGACTTGCGGAACAACAAAATTACCTCAGTTACAGTGTACAGCAGCCTTGACAGCAAGCTTCTCAA GCTTGAAGGAAACCCACTCTGCACCGACTCTCTTCTGTCAAACACGCTGCTCTGCACGGACCAGCTAACCGAATTTCCAACCATGCTACCCTTCTCTGATGTACAGTGTCCACATCCATTTGTTGAAACTATATTCTTCCGATCTCCTTCCTTTGGCGATGTCAGAAAATTCCTTCCTGAACTGCATGACAACCTGTCGAGAACAGTGAGCAGTTGTACCCCGAACAAGCTAGGTTTGGTACCATACGTTGATGACGTGTACCTGAAAGTGGACATCAAGGCGTGCCCAGTAAACCAGAAGAGGTTCAATTACTCTCAGGTGCTCAACTGCTTTAATCTGACACTTCAGACTTACAAGCCACCGGAGAATTTTGGACCTTACTATGTGAAATCACATCCTTATCCGTTCCACGACAAAG CTTCTCGAGCTATTTTGATTGGTGTCGTGACTGGCTCTGTTCTTTTGGTTGTCGGGCTCGCGCTGATTGGAGTTTACGCCATGCGTCAAAAGAAACGGGCTAAGAAGCTTGTCTCCCAGAATAATCCTTTTG CTTCATGGGGATCAACGCCGGAAGATATTGGTGAAGCGCCAAAACTCAAGAGCGCTAGAGCCTTCACACTGGAAGAGCTCAAGCTTAGCACGAATGACTTCAAACAAATCAATGCAATTGGAGAAGGAGGCTATGGAACG GTGTACCGAGGAAAACTTCTGGATGGACAGCTCATAGCCATCAAGAGGTCCAAGCAAGGGTCCATGCAGGGTGGGCTTGAGTTCAAGACAGAAATCGAGCTCCTTTCGAGGGTGCATCACAACAACTTGGTTGGGCTAGTTGGTTTCTGCTTCGAGAAGGGCGAAAAGATGCTGGTTTACGAGTTCATATCCAATGGAACTCTAAGTGAGGCGCTATACG GTATGAAAGGAGTACAATTGGATTGGAGTATGAGACTTAAGATAGCTCTAGATTCAGCTAGAGGGCTAGCTTACCTCCATGACCATGCCAATCCTCCAATCATTCATAGAGATATCAAGTCCACCAACATTCTCCTTGATTCGAAGATGACCGCAAAGGTTGCAGATTTTGGCCTCTCCTTGTTGGTATCAGACAGCGAGGAAGGCGAGCTGTGCACAAATGTCAAGGGAACACTG GGTTACCTAGATCCAGAGTACTACATGACGCAACAACTTACAGCGAAGAGCGATGTCTACAGCTTCGGCGTGGTACTACTAGAGCTAATAGTAGCCAAGCCACCTATATATGAGAAGAAGTACATTGTCCGCGAGGTGAAGACGGCATTAGACATGGAAGACACCATGTACTGTGGGCTGAAGGATGTGATGGACCCGGTTCTCTACAAAATGGGGGGCCTCCTAGGATTCCCAAGGTTCGTGAGGATGGCACTGCAATGCGTGGAGGAGGTGGGACCTGACCGCCCGAAGATGAACAACGTGGTGAGGGAGATCGAGATGATAATGCAGGACAACGGGCTCACACCCGGTTCGATGTCGGCGAGCTCTTCGTTCAGCGTGGACTCGACAACAAGGACGTTTGCACCAAGGTATCCCTACTCCAGCACATCGACGCCGTCCACGACATATGAGATGGACAGCAGGGCCTTTGAGTACAGTGGGGGTTTCCCTTCTCAGGGCAGCTTGAAGAACAGGAACACATCCCCTAAACCTCGAAGCTCCCGGGAACGGGGGCTTCCTGGTTGA